ttccgcgtttcctgggcccacgaaaatcttgagcctgccctacccccccacaactttagccaaatgacccccagttttcaatgcctaactattattataaagtaaattaagattgacaagcttaagaaataagaattgatgtttttggcattaaaatgggcactgtaggtgttttcctgtcctccactcactgccgactatgcttccccattgacttgcattgggtttcgtgtttcagtcagcccccgacttttcgcaataatcggtcgatttcacccgacctgacttttgacaaagtcgggtttcgcaaaacccgactccatccgaaaaaagtaaaagtcactcaactctagttacaATGTAATTAATTACAAATGATAGACTTTTCTCCAAGATATTAAATATTTAAAATTTAACATTTATTATTTGATCAGTGCAGAACTTACACATTTTGCAATAATACATTGACatcggaaaaaaaaatatttacattcatTATTAGTCCGCCACCTTTTTACAGCAATATACCAACATGATATAAGAAATAAGGTGAATTTAATGTATCATTTATAAAAGTATATTTACAGAGATTTAAGAGCAAATTCTTAAACATTAGCAGCCGATCAGATTTCTTACTGATCACAACATTATTTCACATCGAGCAGAAAGTATACGGAGTCCTTTAGTATATTttatcattttgaaaaaaaaataggaaatgaaTGAAAGACTCTTATCCCTATGACAGCACTTCTTCGCCTCTGTGCTCAAACAGCTCGGTGTTATCAAAAGGCCACAGTTCCCCGCAGCCATCAATCatatcttttttttacatttttatccaAACATACCGTAACTTGTGGATTCTGATTTGTTGGTAAGAAGTTTAGTGTCtttattctttttattattattgttatttattctaATTATTGTTATTAATATCATTATTATTCTTGTTTTTGTACCTCAATATTGCCGGAGCACAGAGAAAAATGTGTTTTCATTTCAATGGCCCATTTATGATCTTACCAGACTGGGTAGTCTAAGCATATATGACATTTAATGACATAACACGCAAACATAAGGTTTGAGGTCATATATGCTTATACTGACTGGTAAGATCGTAAATGGGCCATTGAAATCGCACTCTACTTTGATCACTTTTGGATATGGTCCCGGTTTGGACTCCTTCGCGAGACAGCCAACTACGAGCAACCACCTTGCCGATAACACTGATGAGCAACCAATATCATATATTTTATTATTGAATTGAACCAATCCATTTTTGGGATCACCAAATTACTCCATTCTTTCGAATGGGGGCTACTTAGTAAAATAACTCATGGTCATGGCTAAGGAAAGACCTCAGCCTTCTTGGACGAGGTCCAATTCACATGGTTTTTATGTGTTACTCCATTCAGCTCCAAACATCTCCATAAACTTTTGATGAAAATGGGCCGATGGGACGATAATGTCTCGATTGCCCAAAAATGCATTTAAGACCGCATCGGCCAATGTGGGATTTTTTTCAGCCAATAATGCAGCCCGTGCTTATCGAAAAAATCCAAAAGGTCCACGTTGATTAGTCAAATCTAACATTCCTTTATTTCACCGACACAGTCAATTTGCCATTTCCGACATCTTTAACTAATGTGCATGGGCACCATAATTTACCACCCGTAAACCACGCCTAACCCAAAATTATGGGGTATGCCACTCCTAAACTTTTTTTTTGCACACCATATAGCTTTATCAACTGTTTTCTTCAAAAGTTTAAATCAGTTTACTTCCCTTAGAGTGTTCTACAGGAAGTTTACTTCCAGTTGCCCAGCAACCACTTATCTTCCAGCTGAGTGACTACCATTTCAGTACATGCTGCTACAATAtatgaactttaaccccttaaagatcaggccattttttcatttttgcgttttccatttctcccccccccccccctttcttttAGGAGCCATAACTGTTTTTATTTGTCCATCACTATATCCATATGAGGGTGTCATTTTTTTTATGGGATGAGTTGTACGTTTTGAATGACGCTATTCACTTTTTGTAATGTATTAAAGAACAGATAAAAAAAATCAATGTGCTGTGCGAAAATAGCAATTCTTTCATTGTTTTTTGAGGGTGGCTGATTTTTACAGCATTCAGTATGAAATATTAATGACCTGGCAGTGGGATTCTTCACGTCAGTATGACTACGGTGATACCAAACTTATATTTtagtggttgaaaaaaaaaaatctgaactttgtgaaaaaaaaagaaaaagaattggGTCGTCTCGCCATTTTCTGAGGAAAAgtattttttggctttatttttattCATATATACGCCATTCTGATTgagttttactgcattttttgcaGTGAAAAAAGTAGTTTTTGTGTTTCAACAATTAACTTTGGTTAAATAtagttttatatcttgatagatcggaAATTAGAGACGCGGCaataaaatatgtttatttttattattatcattattattattgaaaaagcggagtgatttaaacttttatatttttttaaactttttttttcatttttactttattttttagtccaCTAAGGTTACTTGAGAACCTGTGATCACTTGATTGCTTACACTATATATTGCAATACTACAGTAttataggattcagttaaattgtgtttctcctatgaagcccagccagAAACGGGGCTTCATAGGAGGACCTACAAGGCAGCCATGTGGATCTTCAGCGGCCACATTAGCCGATAGGCGCACGCTTGCAGTTGCAATATCACCCATTTAAATGCTGCTCTCAGTGATTGATAGCAGCCATTAAATGGTTAAACAGAAGTGATCGAAGGAAGCAAGATGCCGCCGAGTATGGTGCAGGCTCAATTCCTGAGCCCGCCACAGACTACATGGCGAAATTTTGGGTGCTTTATGGCAGGTGAAAATGCTGGGATTCAATTGGTCACAAAATCACATAGATTCAATCAGTTTTCAGGGAGACATGAAGTATAGTGTTCTCCCCTGGAAATCAGGGAATATGCATACATAACCTAATCTATgtgtgtatagtgtacagtgttACCATTCCGCCTTATCTAGGCTTTCAGAGCTGTCATTAACTTAACAAACGTCTCATTAAAAAAATGAGATGACCCTGTTTACTCTGTCCCAGTCTAAACAGTAAAGCAGGCAAGTGAGCTAGAGAAAGCAAGAaccatcaaaatgtaaaataaaaaaaggatgaattcaattttaaaaaaatgtgacgTAACTAATAATATTATGGTTTTtcctttcatagtaacatagtaacatagtaacatagttagtaaggccgaaaaaagacatttgtccatccagttcagcctatattccatcataataaatccccagatctacatccttctacagaacctaattgtatgatacaatattgttctgctccaggaagacatccaggcctctcttgaacccctcgactgagttcgccatcaccacctcctcaggcaagcaattccagattctcactgccctaacagtaaagaatcctcttctatgttggtggaaaaaccttctctcctccagacgcaaagaatgcccccttgtgcccgtcaccttccttggtataaaaagatcctcagcgagatatttgtattgtccccttatatacttatacatggttattagatcgcccctcagtcgtcttttttctagactaaataatactaattttgctaatctatctggttattgtagttctcccatcccctttattaattttgttgccctcctttgtactctctctagttccattatatccttcctgagcaccggtgcccaaaactagacacagtactccatgtgcggtctaactagggatttgtacagaggcagtataatgctctcatcatgtgtatccagacctcttttaatgcaccccatgatcctgtttgccttggcagctgctgcctggcactggctgctccaggtaagtttatcattaactaggatccccaagtccttctccctgtcagatttacccagtggtttcccattcagtgtgtaatggtgatattgattccttcttcccatgtgtataaccttacatttatcattgttaaacctcatctgccacctttcagcccaagtttccaacttatccagatccatctgtagcagaatactatcttctcttgtattaactgctttacatagttttgtattattatctgcaaatatcgatattttactgtgtaaaccttctaccagatcattaatgaatatgttgaagagaacaggtcccaatactgacccctgcggtaccccactggtcacagcgacccagttagagactataccatttataaccaccctctgctttctatcactaagccagtgatGAATTAAGGGAGAAAAAAGAAGTGGGAAAAGGTGCAGTGACAAGAGACAATGTTTGGTGTACACGATCTGTGTACTTAGGGGACGACTTGGGGGGTGATATATCTGATATACATAAACATACAATACCATTCATAGTAAAATATTTATTGCACAAAGCATATTTCAACATTTTTCAGGTTTCATATTATCATTCCTCCCCACAAGCATTTGGaactttgatatatatatatatatatatatatatatatatatatatatatatatatatatatatatatatatatatttatttttattttatttatttttttatttttttagtattttttttataaacataaaTTTTTGTGGTTTGGCAGATGTTTATTCATATTATATATAAAAATTGCTCTCCGTTTTTATAATACAAGTCATTGCTTACAATTCATACCTAAAATTGACAATAACACAATAGAGAGAGAtgtttgggcttttttttttttgctgtttttggaAGCCAAGTATCCCAACTACTATGTTGTTAACATTACAGAATTGCGAAAGGGCAAGAACCCCTCAAAAAGAAAGTGGATACCTCCTTGAGTACTTATTCCACAGGCTGAGAACCTAGTACATAGCGAGATGATTCATCTCAGATGAGATGAGGGCCTATAGGTCCATCAAAACCTTTATGAAACGAGACAGATTATAGGTTAATCCTTTTGTATTAGTTTGAAAATCAACATTGTTTAGCATTTTAGATTTTTAATTTGATCTTTGGTCTTATGTACATGACAAAGTCAAGATCAGTAACCCTAGACCTTGAGTTGTAGAACATGGAGTCCTCATGGTTACATTTTGCAAAGTCGAAGGCACCTAATGTTGTGTACAGTGCCACCAAATGATAGTATACATTATAAGAGAATACTTGATAATAGCTTATTTCATGGAATATTTCCCAGTTTCCTATTTACAAGGAATCCAAAAATAAAACTCTGTAGGCACCGTAGAATGGTGGAAAAACCAACACACAGAAGAAAAACAACTTCTGTGTGTATGAAATTAGCCTCATAGACCCATGTTTTTTTGTATTATGGATCCATACAATACAAATCTGTAATTCATGTATGTCCATAAGGACTAAGCTTATCCAAATGCAACCAATCCCAGGCTTTGTATGGTGGCTCGGAGAATATCTATCGTTCATCATTACAGCGTCATAGACAATCATTGTGTTGCATCATGTCTACATCCAACACCCTACAATATATCCATAATATGGCATGTAATGGAAAATACCACAATGTTTTTTCTCAAGAATTCCAAAATGAaattataaaaacaaaacaaaaaaactttacaCCATTGGATATCCATGGGTACCATACAACATGGATCCATAATATGGCATGAGACCTTAGTAGGTCTTCAAGTCTACAAATTGATCTCTTCTCCAAaattcaaatgaaaaaaaaagttcaataaaataattaaaaacaattccAGAGATGAGTCACTAGCCTGGACGCACATCATAAAAACCCATCCTCCATAGTCAGTTGAAATCCAACTTATAGACTTGTCAAACATCACTTTGTATTGACACCCTGTTATAATGTTCTCTTTCCCTCTCTTCTTGCTTCCTTAATTCCTCTTCCAACCTTTGCTTCTCAAAATTTGAAAAGACTATTTGTTTTATCTCCACACTCTTCCTTATTTTATCAAAATTACTAAAATCAGCAACATATTTCCCTTGTGGAGACAAAGAGACAACGGGAACAAATTCATAACCCCAGTAGATCTCATCTGGAAGGTAAGATGTTCGAGTTTGGCAGACCACACTGGTAGACTCAACTGTGGCATTGAGAAGAACGACAAGTTCAAATTCTTTCATCTTTATGTTTTCGGGAGTGAGATCCCTTAATGGGCTATTTTCGTCAAGGACGTGGTAAAAGGTTAATGGCAAGATTAAGAAGGGACTTTCAGATGAAGAGTCCACATGGAAACTCATGTTGGCTTGCTTGAGTAGGATCTTCTCCCCTTCTTTGGTTTCATATGAATGAAGAAGCTTTCCGTAGAGTTGACATTGTATTAAAAGACTCTTCCTCATGTTTGCCACCTGTACCACCAAACACATTTTTCCATCATGTTTTGTAATAACTGCTTTATTGCTAAATTTTATAGTCTCAGCACGCTTTTTGGGTCTGGCAATTTTGGCAAGGAAAGTGCCAGTGATAAATATTTCAATCAATGTGGTTAGGACCAGCTGTGCTACCAGCAAGATTATAGCCACTGGGCATTCCTCAGTTATAAACCGAAACCCATAGCCAATTGTGGTCTGTGATTCCAGAGAAAACAAAAATGCACCAGTGAAAGAGTCTACGTTCATTACGCAAGGAGTGTGGTTGGAAGTTGGGTCTGCACGGACATCTCCATGTACGATGGCAATGATGAAATAAATGACTCCAAAAAAACACCATGTCAAAAAAAAGGTTGCGGCAAACAAAGTGAGTTTATACCTCCATTTCATGTCAATCACAGTTGTCCATAAGTCTTGAAGGTAAAGAAAAAAGACTCCATCCACTTTGTCAATTTTCACATTGCTGTGGCCACTTTTTGATATCACCCTTGGTCTGTCTGGCCTAACTTCAGTTTGAATATCTCCACCCACCAGTGGTTGGCTGGACGTGTCAGAGTGGGTGAAGTCCATGGTCAGCTCTGGATTAGtcctgaaagaagaaaaaaaacacaatgtaatTGCAAAAATATGAATTTATTTAAGAAAAACAAGGCCATAGCTACCTAGTGTCACAAGGCTGCCCACAAGTTCCAGATGGTGCCACATTTCAATGCTTTCTTATGGAAAAACATTGCAATTTGTCTTAAGAAATATCCATTACTGTCAATTTGTGATTGCCATAAAATGAAAGTGTCACCATAAATTATAGATTCTGAAGTGAACTTTTTTTCTCATTTCCAATTTTCTCCTTTTCTCCTACACCCACTCACCCCAATAATTGTTTTCCAATTAACGGTAGAGTTGAGCAAAACGATTTGAAGATCCCTAGTCTAGGAGCCACATTAGTAGTCCGTGCACGCTGAGCCAGAAAACCGGGATCCTCCTGTGGCTTCCCAGCCCCTCTTCTGATTGGTAGACCCCATGAAGTCAGTACGATGCGGAGTGATGTATGTATGACATAACAAGGCCTATTAATCAGAAGAGGTGCCAAGGATGTAACTGGCAATAGGAAGATTACTATGCTCTGGTCCGGTGGCCACAGATACAACTCAAGTCACTACGCAACTATATTAACATACTTGGCCACTTGGGATTCCATGTTTTGTCCATCTCCACTTTTTTGTTTTGCTAAACCGTGAAGTGAGACTTCATGCTGCCTCATCTATCAGAGGTACTTTTTCTGTGTCCCCCACCTGTCTCCAGACACAGTACTGAGAACGAAGGAGCGATATCGGGCTAGGAGGagagtatagtttttttttatttcttacacCACCGGGAAGTCCATTAATTTTATGTATTAAAGTGGGGGGTCAACCACTTCAAGACCTTTTTAAATAGAAAAATCACACAAT
The Ranitomeya imitator isolate aRanImi1 chromosome 3, aRanImi1.pri, whole genome shotgun sequence genome window above contains:
- the KCNJ15 gene encoding ATP-sensitive inward rectifier potassium channel 15 isoform X2; amino-acid sequence: MLNSRSVYSLNRNVLFCSRSHITLVFGWILHLRTNPELTMDFTHSDTSSQPLVGGDIQTEVRPDRPRVISKSGHSNVKIDKVDGVFFLYLQDLWTTVIDMKWRYKLTLFAATFFLTWCFFGVIYFIIAIVHGDVRADPTSNHTPCVMNVDSFTGAFLFSLESQTTIGYGFRFITEECPVAIILLVAQLVLTTLIEIFITGTFLAKIARPKKRAETIKFSNKAVITKHDGKMCLVVQVANMRKSLLIQCQLYGKLLHSYETKEGEKILLKQANMSFHVDSSSESPFLILPLTFYHVLDENSPLRDLTPENIKMKEFELVVLLNATVESTSVVCQTRTSYLPDEIYWGYEFVPVVSLSPQGKYVADFSNFDKIRKSVEIKQIVFSNFEKQRLEEELRKQEEREREHYNRVSIQSDV
- the KCNJ15 gene encoding ATP-sensitive inward rectifier potassium channel 15 isoform X1, coding for MLNTGNERVANKNPRSPEFLASPTVSFESGVCLSIWTDCRGAWMSYAIGTCPGLEISFKTCWTNPELTMDFTHSDTSSQPLVGGDIQTEVRPDRPRVISKSGHSNVKIDKVDGVFFLYLQDLWTTVIDMKWRYKLTLFAATFFLTWCFFGVIYFIIAIVHGDVRADPTSNHTPCVMNVDSFTGAFLFSLESQTTIGYGFRFITEECPVAIILLVAQLVLTTLIEIFITGTFLAKIARPKKRAETIKFSNKAVITKHDGKMCLVVQVANMRKSLLIQCQLYGKLLHSYETKEGEKILLKQANMSFHVDSSSESPFLILPLTFYHVLDENSPLRDLTPENIKMKEFELVVLLNATVESTSVVCQTRTSYLPDEIYWGYEFVPVVSLSPQGKYVADFSNFDKIRKSVEIKQIVFSNFEKQRLEEELRKQEEREREHYNRVSIQSDV
- the KCNJ15 gene encoding ATP-sensitive inward rectifier potassium channel 15 isoform X3 produces the protein MDFTHSDTSSQPLVGGDIQTEVRPDRPRVISKSGHSNVKIDKVDGVFFLYLQDLWTTVIDMKWRYKLTLFAATFFLTWCFFGVIYFIIAIVHGDVRADPTSNHTPCVMNVDSFTGAFLFSLESQTTIGYGFRFITEECPVAIILLVAQLVLTTLIEIFITGTFLAKIARPKKRAETIKFSNKAVITKHDGKMCLVVQVANMRKSLLIQCQLYGKLLHSYETKEGEKILLKQANMSFHVDSSSESPFLILPLTFYHVLDENSPLRDLTPENIKMKEFELVVLLNATVESTSVVCQTRTSYLPDEIYWGYEFVPVVSLSPQGKYVADFSNFDKIRKSVEIKQIVFSNFEKQRLEEELRKQEEREREHYNRVSIQSDV